From a region of the uncultured Desulfatiglans sp. genome:
- a CDS encoding conserved hypothetical protein (Evidence 4 : Unknown function but conserved in other organisms) has translation MNDRIKQVLDGILERFKNGNIPEAVACSMFPMADDIPSANWSLLNRILMFVAGTADARGYRQWRKANRYVKKGSKGFHILVPCMKKVEDEETGEEAEALVGFMCRPVFRYEDTDGEPLAYEQIELPELPLLDRAREWGLNVRAIPGNYRCYGYYSSKRKEIALATPEEKTFFHELSHAAHDRVQKGLKSGQDPFQEIVAELSAQALCHLVGKQVDDSLGNSFRYIESYAEKEKLTPHGACLKVMNQTEKVLKLILKKGHNPSVSLPEASGATVEGLASVRGYV, from the coding sequence ATGAACGATAGAATCAAGCAGGTCCTCGATGGCATTTTGGAGAGGTTTAAAAACGGAAATATCCCAGAGGCGGTGGCATGCTCCATGTTCCCCATGGCAGACGATATCCCATCGGCCAACTGGTCGCTCCTGAACCGGATCCTGATGTTCGTTGCAGGCACAGCCGATGCGCGCGGGTACAGGCAGTGGCGTAAAGCGAACCGCTACGTCAAAAAGGGCTCGAAGGGATTCCACATACTGGTGCCCTGCATGAAAAAGGTGGAAGACGAAGAAACCGGGGAAGAGGCCGAGGCCTTAGTGGGGTTTATGTGTCGGCCCGTGTTCCGGTACGAGGATACGGACGGCGAGCCCCTTGCGTACGAACAGATCGAACTCCCTGAACTCCCTTTACTTGATAGGGCCCGCGAGTGGGGCTTGAACGTCCGGGCCATACCCGGGAACTACCGGTGTTACGGGTACTACTCGTCCAAAAGAAAAGAGATTGCACTGGCTACTCCGGAGGAAAAGACCTTTTTCCACGAACTGAGCCATGCGGCCCATGACAGGGTCCAGAAAGGGCTCAAGAGCGGTCAGGATCCGTTTCAGGAGATCGTGGCGGAGCTCTCGGCCCAGGCACTGTGTCACCTGGTGGGAAAGCAGGTGGACGATTCGCTTGGAAATTCCTTCCGCTACATAGAAAGCTACGCGGAAAAAGAAAAACTGACCCCGCACGGGGCCTGCCTGAAAGTCATGAACCAGACCGAAAAGGTCCTGAAGCTGATACTGAAGAAAGGACACAATCCATCGGTATCCCTACCAGAGGCCTCAGGGGCAACAGTTGAGGGACTTGCATCGGTAAGGGGCTACGTGTAG
- a CDS encoding conserved hypothetical protein (Evidence 4 : Unknown function but conserved in other organisms) codes for MAFVGIVGARKYRDRRSVVDLVEYLPLDSIIVTSKCRGVCTWTIEAAAQRGMAVEVFAPDLTHIRSNFEVAERYYQRNRELIERCDLVHAFLSQEDGCTGGTGFEVEYAMRIGRPVELHWENGLNEMLYQYVLPFETRAMVFRMAWQEFFTVTFA; via the coding sequence ATGGCCTTTGTCGGCATTGTGGGAGCCCGGAAATATCGGGACAGGCGGTCGGTCGTCGACCTGGTGGAATACCTCCCCCTCGATTCAATTATCGTCACGAGCAAATGCAGGGGCGTATGCACCTGGACCATCGAAGCGGCAGCGCAACGAGGCATGGCGGTGGAGGTGTTTGCCCCTGATCTGACCCATATCCGGTCCAATTTCGAGGTGGCGGAAAGGTACTATCAGAGAAACCGCGAACTCATCGAGAGATGCGATCTGGTCCATGCCTTCTTAAGCCAAGAGGACGGATGCACCGGCGGCACCGGGTTTGAGGTCGAGTACGCCATGCGGATCGGAAGGCCGGTGGAGCTTCACTGGGAAAACGGCCTGAACGAGATGCTTTACCAATATGTCCTTCCCTTTGAGACAAGGGCAATGGTCTTTCGCATGGCATGGCAGGAATTTTTCACTGTAACGTTTGCGTGA
- a CDS encoding putative DNA polymerase III subunit beta (Evidence 3 : Putative function from multiple computational evidences), with protein sequence MNFTIPKNELFRMISKLKGIPKRSSSMAVLSHLHVMTAKDALFITATDLEVAVRVKTRAEVFDKGAVALPGDPFFRIVQKMPGGDISFEAGENHRVRITGGSARFTLAGLSGEEFPEFPNIMFKERLTIPSKTLQNMLEKTLFAVSRNEGMVSLAGVFVAMCGNNGSNTLCMVATDGHRLAKVETRSHQQVPVLQEGVIIPLKGGMELLRMARETDEDLELQIDKNNIAASLTDETLVIRLLSGQFPDYRAVLENIDGVPVVSDRESFGECLERIQVIAKNQSNHTSLSLTGSEFMEIKAASHDLGDAEDRINVQTDLQEISVGFNAGYLLEGLKVMRSRDLDILLKDSKSPALITGKEDEGFSYVVMPMRA encoded by the coding sequence ATGAATTTCACGATTCCAAAAAATGAACTGTTCAGAATGATATCGAAATTAAAAGGAATACCGAAAAGGTCGTCCTCGATGGCTGTGCTGAGCCACCTGCATGTGATGACGGCCAAAGACGCGCTTTTCATCACGGCCACGGACCTGGAGGTGGCGGTGAGGGTGAAAACCCGGGCGGAAGTGTTCGATAAAGGAGCTGTTGCCCTGCCTGGGGACCCGTTTTTCAGGATCGTCCAGAAGATGCCGGGTGGAGATATCTCGTTCGAGGCCGGGGAAAACCACCGGGTCAGGATAACGGGTGGCAGTGCCCGGTTCACCCTGGCGGGCTTGTCTGGAGAGGAATTTCCCGAGTTCCCCAACATCATGTTCAAGGAACGTCTCACCATTCCCTCAAAGACACTTCAGAACATGCTTGAAAAGACCTTGTTCGCCGTGTCCAGAAACGAAGGGATGGTCAGCCTGGCCGGAGTTTTTGTGGCGATGTGCGGAAACAACGGCAGCAACACGTTGTGCATGGTAGCGACCGATGGCCACAGGCTGGCCAAGGTCGAAACACGGTCTCATCAACAGGTGCCGGTCCTTCAGGAGGGCGTGATCATCCCCTTGAAAGGGGGCATGGAACTTCTGAGGATGGCCAGAGAAACAGATGAAGATCTCGAGTTGCAGATCGACAAAAACAACATCGCTGCCTCTCTGACAGATGAGACCCTCGTCATACGCCTCCTCAGCGGTCAATTTCCCGACTACCGAGCCGTCCTTGAAAATATCGATGGAGTTCCGGTCGTATCGGATCGGGAATCCTTCGGAGAATGCCTGGAGAGGATTCAAGTCATAGCTAAAAACCAAAGCAACCATACATCACTCAGCCTTACGGGAAGCGAATTCATGGAAATAAAAGCAGCGAGCCATGACCTGGGGGACGCGGAGGACCGCATCAATGTCCAAACCGATCTTCAGGAGATATCGGTTGGATTCAATGCAGGTTATCTCCTTGAGGGCCTCAAGGTAATGAGGAGCAGGGACCTGGATATATTGCTGAAAGACTCCAAGTCGCCTGCCCTTATAACCGGCAAAGAAGACGAAGGCTTCAGCTACGTCGTGATGCCCATGAGGGCATAA
- a CDS encoding hypothetical protein (Evidence 5 : Unknown function): MKRQTTKKINAAIVESRSDAFDWPLRSLSSELYWWIAFFNTAFFKNQPVPMPILSFEKKSVKNLGHYQKERNGFGLKENININQCHLGRPLWEILVILIHEMCHSWQNLYGKPSGSWFHNKEFRNKMAETGIVTDNRGRHLKVDDPFVFLLEKHGIDFGCPKNSERSIKVAREHEPKGKSKLKKWTCGCTNIRVAVSDLEAKCLKCGNRFEMLT, encoded by the coding sequence ATGAAAAGACAGACCACAAAGAAAATCAACGCGGCCATCGTTGAAAGCAGAAGCGATGCTTTCGATTGGCCGCTGCGCAGCCTTTCATCCGAGCTTTACTGGTGGATAGCGTTCTTCAACACCGCTTTCTTCAAAAACCAACCGGTGCCCATGCCGATCCTGTCGTTCGAGAAGAAAAGCGTGAAGAACCTGGGCCATTACCAAAAAGAAAGAAACGGGTTCGGACTGAAAGAAAACATCAACATCAACCAATGCCACCTTGGCCGACCGCTATGGGAAATTTTGGTGATCCTGATCCATGAGATGTGCCACTCCTGGCAAAACCTTTACGGAAAACCATCCGGATCGTGGTTCCACAACAAGGAGTTCAGGAACAAGATGGCAGAGACAGGGATCGTTACAGACAACAGGGGCCGACACCTGAAAGTGGACGACCCGTTCGTGTTCCTCCTGGAAAAGCACGGGATAGATTTTGGTTGTCCGAAAAATTCTGAAAGAAGCATCAAAGTCGCCCGGGAACATGAACCAAAGGGCAAATCAAAGCTCAAGAAGTGGACGTGCGGATGCACAAACATTCGTGTTGCCGTATCAGATCTTGAGGCCAAGTGCCTTAAATGCGGCAACAGGTTTGAGATGCTTACCTAA
- a CDS encoding hypothetical protein (Evidence 5 : Unknown function): MSGFMPLGKHLKPVAAFKALGLKI, encoded by the coding sequence ATGTCCGGATTTATGCCGTTAGGTAAGCATCTCAAACCTGTTGCCGCATTTAAGGCACTTGGCCTCAAGATCTGA